A stretch of the Lonchura striata isolate bLonStr1 chromosome 15, bLonStr1.mat, whole genome shotgun sequence genome encodes the following:
- the IRF1 gene encoding interferon regulatory factor 1, with protein MPVSRMRMRPWLEMQIDSNQIPGLIWINKDKRIFQIPWKHAAKHGWDMEKDACLFRSWAIHTGRYKEGEKDPDPKTWKANFRCAMNSLPDIEEVKDKSINRGSSAVRVYRMLPPLTKHQKKERKSKSSREVRNKSKRKCYEETMLKESAESVTSTPLPDDHSGYTIHDYAGQEVEVESTAMTLDLSSCEVSGSLTDWRPAMEVTMADSTNDLYQLQVSPLASSSEVTDEDEEEINPDIFKLLGPAQDWHSTSIGGKGFLTNESGTQTLCSTYSYKEQDGDIDTTSGELDFRFFDQKDFSWLDTVRPTMQVIPCGL; from the exons ATGCCGGTGTCAAGAATGCGCATGAGGCCGTGGTTGGAAATGCAGATTGATTCCAATCAAATACCAGGATTGATATGGATTAACAAG GATAAGAGGATCTTCCAAATCCCATGGAAACATGCAGCTAAGCATGGCTGGGACATGGAGAAGGATGCCTGCCTTTTCCGGAGTTGGGCCATTCATACAG GAAGGTATAAAGAAGGTGAGAAAGATCCTGATCCAAAAACCTGGAAGGCAAATTTCCGCTGTGCCATGAATTCCCTGCCTGACATTGAAGaagtgaaggataaaagcaTCAACAGGGGCTCCAGTGCTGTCAGGGTTTACAGGATGCTGCCACCCTTGACAAAGCATCAGAAGAAAG aaagGAAGTCAAAGTCTTCAAGGGAAGTAAGAAACAAGAGCAAGAGAAAG TGTTATGAAGAGACAATGCTGAAAGAGTCAGCAGAAAGCGTAACCAGCACTCCTTTGCCAGATGACCACAGTGGCTACACTATTCACGACTATGCAGGGCAGGAAGTGGAGGTGGAGAGCACAGCCATGACTTTGG ACCTGTCCTCCTGCGAGGTGAGCGGCTCCCTGACCGACTGGAGGCCAGCGATGGAGGTCACCATGGCTGACAGCACCAACGACCTCTACCAGCTCCAGGTGTCTCCCCTGGCTTCGTCCTCAGAGG TCAcagatgaagatgaagaggaaATAAACCCGGATATTTTTAAG ctgcttggcccagcccaggactggcacagcaccagcatTGGGGGGAAAGGCTTTCTCACCAACGAGTCAGGCACccagaccctgtgcagcacCTACAGCTACAAGGAGCAGGACGGGGACATCGACACGACATCAG GAGAGTTGGATTTCAGGTTCTTTGACCAGAAAGACTTCTCCTGGCTGGATACAGTGAGGCCGACCATGCAAGTCATTCCCTGTGGATTGTAA